The Kineococcus endophyticus genome has a window encoding:
- a CDS encoding fibronectin type III domain-containing protein, with protein sequence MNSLGARTPHRVLLAALAALVVALAVAGGPATGRDRALAADGNQTTPPTVTADVLPTVQIDGVVWAQTTIGNTVYVTGRFSSARPAGAPAGTGETPRSNILAYDLVTGNLITTFNASLNADGLGITSSPDGSRVYVVGNFTKANGDNRYRIAALDAKTGALVPGFNPQVDYRARAVVATGDTVYVGGQFSVANKTARSRLAAFSASNGALLPWAPAADNEVFGLVVPTSGSVVVAGRFTTLNDEPNYGMGALDPVTGATRPWAATGTVRNAGTDSAIYSLATDGATVYGTGYQYKSGGVGNLEGSFAADGTTGAIRWVAGCNGDTYSVKPIGGVVYTAGHAHDCSPLGGWPQTQPWTYQRAVATTADARGKNQGGTFSGKPAPALLNWWPTLEVGTFTGQVQAAWSVTGNDSYVSYGGEFPKVNNVAQQGIVRMAVRTIAPNREGPRYQADFAPTLTSTSSGTVRVSWQTTWDPETRDLRYRVVRDGQTDTPVGTVTVGSTWWSRPTAQFVDTGLAPGSTHTYRVYADDADGNSTNSTLGTVTVSTNTDPVVLAGDSFSRTVTGGWGSASPGGSWSLTGGTSNFRVASGAGQMTSARNATTTAVLGSVRGTATDTTVTTWADQVPTAGGVVLTAFGRRVGTNDDYRAAVRQVAGQPVTLTLTRKVGGTQTTLASLAVPGLVGTSGAKLRVRTQVTGTNPTVVRAKVWPAGTTEPADWQVSATDATAALQVPGSPALSTYLSSGAASTSVRASYDDLTVTDGGQG encoded by the coding sequence ATGAACAGCCTCGGCGCACGGACGCCCCACCGCGTCCTGCTCGCCGCGCTGGCCGCGCTCGTCGTCGCACTGGCGGTCGCCGGTGGACCGGCGACGGGTCGCGACCGCGCGCTCGCGGCGGACGGGAACCAGACGACGCCGCCCACGGTGACCGCCGACGTGCTGCCCACCGTGCAGATCGACGGCGTCGTGTGGGCGCAGACGACGATCGGGAACACCGTGTACGTGACGGGCCGGTTCTCCAGCGCCCGGCCCGCCGGCGCGCCCGCGGGCACGGGGGAGACCCCCCGCAGCAACATCCTCGCCTACGACCTCGTGACGGGGAACCTCATCACGACCTTCAACGCCTCGCTGAACGCCGACGGTCTGGGCATCACGTCGTCCCCGGACGGGTCCCGCGTCTACGTCGTCGGCAACTTCACGAAGGCCAACGGGGACAACAGGTACCGCATCGCCGCCCTGGACGCCAAGACCGGGGCGCTGGTCCCGGGGTTCAACCCGCAGGTCGACTACCGCGCCCGCGCCGTCGTCGCGACCGGGGACACCGTCTACGTCGGCGGGCAGTTCTCCGTGGCGAACAAGACGGCCCGCAGCCGTCTCGCCGCGTTCTCCGCCTCGAACGGTGCCCTGCTGCCCTGGGCCCCGGCCGCCGACAACGAGGTGTTCGGGCTCGTCGTGCCCACGAGCGGTTCCGTCGTCGTGGCCGGCCGGTTCACGACGCTGAACGACGAGCCGAACTACGGCATGGGCGCGCTGGACCCCGTCACCGGGGCGACCCGTCCGTGGGCCGCCACGGGAACCGTCCGCAACGCGGGGACCGACTCCGCCATCTACTCCCTGGCCACCGACGGCGCGACCGTCTACGGCACGGGCTACCAGTACAAGTCCGGTGGCGTGGGGAACCTCGAGGGCAGCTTCGCCGCCGACGGCACCACCGGCGCGATCCGCTGGGTCGCCGGCTGCAACGGCGACACCTACTCCGTCAAGCCGATCGGCGGCGTCGTCTACACCGCCGGCCACGCCCACGACTGCTCGCCCCTCGGCGGCTGGCCGCAGACCCAGCCCTGGACCTACCAGCGGGCGGTCGCGACCACCGCGGACGCGCGGGGCAAGAACCAGGGGGGCACCTTCTCCGGGAAACCCGCGCCCGCGCTGCTGAACTGGTGGCCCACGCTCGAGGTCGGCACCTTCACCGGCCAGGTCCAGGCGGCGTGGTCGGTGACGGGCAACGACAGCTACGTCTCCTACGGGGGTGAGTTCCCGAAGGTGAACAACGTGGCGCAGCAGGGCATCGTGCGGATGGCGGTGCGGACGATCGCCCCGAACCGGGAGGGCCCCCGCTACCAGGCCGACTTCGCCCCCACGCTGACCTCGACGAGCTCCGGGACGGTGCGCGTCAGCTGGCAGACGACGTGGGACCCGGAGACCCGCGACCTGCGGTACCGCGTCGTGCGCGACGGCCAGACGGACACCCCCGTCGGCACGGTGACGGTGGGTTCCACCTGGTGGAGCCGGCCCACCGCTCAGTTCGTGGACACCGGGCTCGCCCCCGGGTCGACCCACACGTACCGCGTCTACGCCGACGACGCCGACGGGAACTCGACGAACTCCACGCTCGGCACCGTCACGGTCAGCACGAACACCGATCCGGTCGTCCTCGCGGGCGACTCCTTCTCCCGCACCGTGACCGGTGGGTGGGGCAGCGCGAGCCCGGGCGGGTCCTGGAGCCTGACGGGTGGCACCTCGAACTTCCGCGTCGCCTCCGGGGCGGGGCAGATGACCTCCGCGCGGAACGCGACCACGACCGCCGTGCTGGGGTCGGTCCGCGGTACGGCGACGGACACGACCGTCACCACCTGGGCCGACCAGGTGCCGACGGCCGGGGGCGTGGTCCTCACGGCGTTCGGCCGCCGCGTCGGCACGAACGACGACTACCGCGCGGCGGTCCGCCAGGTGGCCGGTCAGCCGGTCACCCTGACGCTCACGCGCAAGGTCGGCGGCACCCAGACCACGCTGGCCTCCCTCGCCGTGCCGGGGCTGGTCGGCACCTCAGGCGCCAAGCTGCGCGTGCGCACGCAGGTCACCGGGACGAACCCCACGGTCGTGCGGGCGAAGGTGTGGCCGGCGGGGACCACCGAACCCGCTGACTGGCAGGTCTCCGCGACGGACGCGACGGCGGCCCTGCAGGTGCCCGGTTCGCCGGCGTTGTCGACGTACCTGTCCAGCGGGGCGGCGAGCACCTCGGTGCGCGCCTCGTACGACGACCTGACGGTCACCGACGGCGGGCAGGGGTGA
- a CDS encoding glycosyltransferase → MSGRPLRVLLVHPGAGLYGSDRMLLEAVRAVVAAGSRALLVVGEDGPLVELARRAGARVLVRPVPVLRKSALSPRGLLGLTGRSAVSAARDGALLRRLRPDVVYVSTLTVPTWVLLARAHGVPVVCHVHEAEAQASALVQRALAAPLLAATRLLVNSEYSRTVLTRSWPVLAARSGVLPNGVQGPAGPVPPPPAGGPIRLLYVGRLSRRKGVLVALDAFARVLADGLDAHLDLVGDVFGEHADFGAELADRLRDSVFEGRVTVHGFDPDVYAHLARTDLLLVPSVLPEPFGNTAVEGVLAGRPVLVSDVGGLPEAVAGVPSARLVPAGDAVALARALVDAAAALPDLQERAAEHAPVAARRFAPERYRAGVVEGLQSAIPARSRRWPGERPVNGR, encoded by the coding sequence GTGAGCGGGCGCCCCCTGCGCGTCCTGCTCGTCCACCCCGGGGCCGGGCTCTACGGCTCCGACCGCATGCTCCTCGAGGCCGTCCGGGCGGTCGTCGCGGCCGGTTCCCGGGCGCTGCTCGTCGTCGGAGAGGACGGACCGCTCGTCGAGCTGGCCCGGCGGGCGGGCGCGCGGGTGCTCGTGCGGCCGGTGCCGGTGCTGCGCAAGTCCGCGCTCTCGCCGCGCGGGCTGCTCGGCCTGACGGGTCGGTCCGCCGTGTCCGCCGCCCGGGACGGCGCGCTGCTGCGCCGGCTGCGGCCGGACGTCGTCTACGTCAGCACCCTCACGGTGCCGACGTGGGTGCTCCTGGCCCGCGCCCACGGGGTCCCCGTGGTCTGCCACGTCCACGAGGCCGAGGCGCAGGCGAGCGCCCTGGTGCAGCGGGCGCTGGCGGCGCCGCTGCTCGCCGCGACCCGCCTGCTCGTCAACAGCGAGTACTCCCGCACCGTGCTCACCCGGTCCTGGCCGGTGCTGGCCGCGCGGTCCGGGGTCCTGCCCAACGGGGTCCAGGGGCCGGCCGGACCGGTCCCGCCCCCTCCGGCCGGGGGGCCGATCCGGCTGCTGTACGTCGGCCGCCTCTCGCGCCGCAAGGGGGTCCTCGTCGCCCTCGACGCGTTCGCGCGGGTGCTCGCCGACGGGCTCGACGCCCACCTCGACCTCGTCGGCGACGTCTTCGGCGAGCACGCCGACTTCGGGGCAGAACTCGCCGACCGGTTGCGCGACAGCGTGTTCGAGGGCCGCGTCACCGTCCACGGCTTCGACCCGGACGTCTACGCCCACCTCGCCCGGACCGACCTGCTGCTCGTGCCGTCCGTGCTCCCCGAACCGTTCGGCAACACCGCCGTGGAGGGCGTGCTGGCCGGCCGTCCCGTGCTCGTGAGCGACGTCGGCGGCCTGCCCGAGGCGGTGGCCGGTGTGCCCAGCGCCCGGCTCGTGCCGGCCGGGGACGCGGTCGCCCTGGCCCGCGCCCTGGTGGACGCGGCCGCGGCGCTGCCGGACCTGCAGGAGCGCGCCGCGGAGCACGCGCCGGTGGCGGCCCGACGGTTCGCCCCCGAGCGCTACCGGGCGGGCGTCGTCGAGGGCCTCCAGAGCGCGATCCCGGCGCGGTCCCGGCGGTGGCCCGGTGAGCGCCCGGTGAACGGCCGGTGA
- a CDS encoding glycosyltransferase family 2 protein, with protein sequence MTTPGGLGIVVVNYGDPAVLERHLLRHDLRSLGRIVVVDNFSSAAYRDAVDALCRRRGLDAVLRPANDGFGAGVNAGAAHALAAGCDALLVVNPDLRLDPAVAAALHAEVRAHPSRLVAPRIVREDGRLWFDGAEVSLRTGRTARTGRLTGPDLVPWLTGACLAVHRDLWETVGGFAPEYFLYWEDVDLSLRVQRAGGEVAVRRDLLAVHAVGGTQAGRHKSPVYVEFHCRNRLLFARRHLGVRAALRQALDAPRYAAEVLRRDGWRRLLTDRAPVRAAVRGTLAGWAVALSPRRRSGSAAVRPTGRPTSSPPSSTAVPTT encoded by the coding sequence GTGACCACCCCGGGGGGCCTGGGGATCGTCGTCGTCAACTACGGCGACCCCGCCGTCCTCGAGCGGCACCTCCTGCGCCACGACCTGCGCTCCCTGGGCCGCATCGTCGTCGTCGACAACTTCTCCTCGGCCGCGTACCGGGACGCCGTCGACGCGCTGTGCCGGCGCCGCGGCCTCGACGCCGTCCTGCGACCGGCCAACGACGGCTTCGGCGCCGGGGTGAACGCCGGGGCGGCGCACGCCCTCGCCGCGGGCTGCGACGCGCTGCTCGTCGTCAACCCCGACCTCCGGCTGGACCCCGCGGTCGCCGCGGCCCTGCACGCGGAGGTCCGGGCCCACCCGTCCCGGCTCGTCGCGCCGCGCATCGTCCGCGAGGACGGCCGGCTGTGGTTCGACGGTGCGGAGGTCTCGCTGCGCACCGGTCGGACCGCCCGCACCGGCCGCCTCACCGGGCCCGACCTGGTGCCGTGGCTGACGGGGGCGTGCCTGGCGGTGCACCGCGACCTGTGGGAGACGGTGGGCGGGTTCGCGCCGGAGTACTTCCTCTACTGGGAGGACGTGGACCTCAGCCTGCGCGTCCAGCGGGCGGGCGGGGAGGTCGCCGTGCGCCGGGACCTGCTCGCCGTCCACGCCGTGGGCGGCACCCAGGCCGGCCGGCACAAGTCCCCGGTGTACGTGGAGTTCCACTGCCGCAACCGGTTGCTGTTCGCCCGGCGCCACCTCGGCGTGCGCGCGGCGTTGCGGCAGGCGCTGGACGCACCGCGGTACGCCGCGGAGGTGCTGCGCCGGGACGGCTGGCGCCGGCTGCTCACCGACCGGGCGCCGGTCCGGGCCGCCGTCCGGGGGACGCTGGCCGGCTGGGCGGTCGCGCTCAGCCCGCGACGCCGGTCGGGGTCCGCTGCGGTGCGGCCGACCGGGCGCCCGACGTCGTCCCCGCCGTCCTCGACAGCCGTCCCGACGACCTGA